One part of the Cyclobacteriaceae bacterium genome encodes these proteins:
- a CDS encoding phage major capsid protein, protein MKTAIEAINELGDTVSERLKVIDELQEEIRSLKDGAFTVTGRKSFGNVAIEKLKEVGLNAQLGKNERKRIVLKDAGTFTTGNVTPVGSNAIPFSLSDAERGLTRVQRRRLYLMDVANVSRTDKMYVQWAEQQNLEGSVGPTVQGTRKNQVDFDWVEKSQKVEKLTAFIKTSREALDDLDGLQNEIGVDLRERVLQKTEDDLLYGDGVSPNILGVMSAAVPFSASGFTGSIDSPTRHDVVRVGIAQIAKANFQPNAIMINPVDAALMDLTKSTADEHYLTPSFVSANGELISGVRVIESNGIDVGDFLIGDFSKFNVRIRSEFGIEIGYEDDDFTKNLVTILGEIRLASYVKQNHSGAFMAGAFTTALAALAAS, encoded by the coding sequence ATGAAAACAGCAATTGAAGCTATAAACGAGCTTGGCGATACAGTGTCCGAACGTTTAAAAGTCATTGACGAATTACAAGAGGAAATCCGATCACTAAAAGACGGTGCATTTACGGTAACTGGTAGAAAATCTTTTGGCAATGTAGCCATAGAGAAACTAAAAGAAGTCGGACTTAATGCTCAGTTAGGAAAGAACGAACGAAAGCGTATTGTCCTGAAAGATGCCGGAACGTTTACCACCGGCAATGTTACACCAGTTGGTTCTAACGCAATACCATTTTCGCTATCAGACGCTGAACGTGGACTAACAAGAGTACAGCGCAGGCGCTTGTACCTTATGGATGTTGCCAACGTTTCACGCACCGATAAAATGTACGTGCAATGGGCAGAGCAACAAAACTTAGAGGGTTCAGTTGGTCCGACCGTTCAAGGAACCCGTAAAAATCAAGTTGACTTCGATTGGGTGGAGAAGAGCCAGAAGGTAGAAAAGCTAACCGCGTTCATCAAGACTTCACGCGAAGCACTCGATGACCTGGATGGCCTACAAAACGAAATTGGTGTTGACCTTCGTGAGCGGGTATTACAAAAAACAGAAGACGATCTGCTCTATGGTGATGGTGTTAGCCCTAACATACTTGGTGTTATGAGCGCAGCCGTTCCCTTTAGCGCTTCAGGTTTTACCGGTAGCATTGATTCACCTACCCGGCACGATGTTGTCCGTGTGGGCATTGCTCAAATTGCAAAGGCTAATTTTCAGCCTAACGCAATAATGATTAACCCGGTGGATGCCGCGCTCATGGACTTAACAAAGTCAACTGCAGACGAACACTATTTAACACCTTCGTTCGTTTCGGCAAACGGTGAATTGATTAGTGGCGTTCGGGTAATTGAATCAAACGGCATAGATGTCGGTGATTTTCTGATAGGCGACTTTTCAAAATTCAACGTTCGTATTCGTTCCGAATTCGGAATAGAAATCGGGTATGAAGATGACGACTTCACCAAAAACCTTGTTACGATTCTTGGCGAAATCAGATTGGCGTCTTATGTGAAACAAAACCACTCAGGCGCTTTTATGGCAGGCGCTTTTACAACCGCATTGGCAGCATTAGCAGCATCTTAA